AAGTTTTTTACAAAAAGAAAATCTCTGAATCCGTCCGTAAAAGTACAACTTTTACGAACGGTTTATTTTTTCTTTAAATCTCTTATTATTAAAGTTCGTAAAACAAACATAAATTGAATTAATATGAGATGAACTCATCGTTATTCAAGAAACGGGCGCTTTAATGGAGCAACGAAAAAAGCCTAATTTCTCAGCATTAAATTGAGAAATTAGGCTTTTTAATATTAAAAATTCCTTAACGTTGTAAATCTGCATTTTTCTGACGCTACCCCATCAAGGATTGACGAAAAGAAGGCTTTGACGTGGATTATGAAGACTTCTGGAATTGATAAAAAACCTCCGTTTGTGCGCTTCATATTCAAACGTTTCGATAGTGTGAACCTCTCCACCTAAATCAATAGATTTTGATGGAGCATCCCTTATCTTGCATACAGTACAAAACCAGCCATTAAGAGGACTTCGGCCACTCTAACGCACGGTTAGAACGAAGACAAGGTTTGTTGTGTTCTTTTTGCCAATTCAGGAACTTTTGCCTGAAGAGACAACCACTTCTTTTCAGAAATGGATTTTTGGTACGATCGAATAAAATACCTTGCACCAATGTTGTACGAAGCCGATAGGTCGGCATGATAGACTTTGCCTGTTGTGAAAGTCGCAAGGTCTTTTTTATCGTTCCGTTTTACTTTCCCCGAACCATCAAAAGCAAGAGCACTCGTATTTCGAGCATTCACTCTTGAAATACGTATACCTAAATAATGTGCCATTTCTTCGACTTTGTTTTGAATGCTTTTCTTTCGCCAATAACGGAGTTTGAACCGAAGTTTCTTCGCACCCCAAAATCCTTTTGGTACTCTCATGTAATCAAGGTACTCAAAAACGATCACATCACAACCATGTTCATGAGCGAATTTCACGATCTTATGAGAGGTATGGTTCACAATATGTGTTTGAATTCCATTGATACGCCTCCAAAAATTTGGCGCAGAAATCCAACCAGAAGTCACCTGTGCTTTTCGCAGTTTGTTCGTCATCGTATACAAACGGTCTTTCTCGATAAAATTCCTCCCTAAGACAGTGCCTTTTGCATCCATCACTGAACAAACGGCAGAGTTGTTGATCCCAAGATCAACAGCACAAACTTTTTGTTCTTTGATTCTAGTATCACTAAGTTTTACATTGGATTGATAAGAAATGTTTAGGAAATACTTTTTTCCAACCCCTCACTAACTTAGGGTTGCACTCTTTCCAATCCCAAACACCTCGTTTATACAAATCTTGTCCTAAACTCGATATTCACCCAAACTCAATCATTTTGATAAAATATTTTGATTTGGGCCGTGGTATCAGACGTTTTTTTGAACATATTCCCTTTGTAAAATACAGGGAATTCTTTGTGCTGCCATTGTAATCGAGGTGGCTTTTTCTTCAGTGTTTCCCTTTGGATTGTGCGCTGTCTCGTTCTTCCAACCAGTTCCGATTGTTGGAACGATAGCTTTTTACTTTTCCAAAAGCAACGGCAATGGCATTTCGTCTGAAATAAGAAGGGAATTTATAAAAACGGGAATGAAATTCCTGATATTTTGGGGAGGGATTCGTTTTTGTAGGGTGAATCAATTTTTCCACAGCAGAAACATGGAATTGCGAAGTCATTGAAATGAATGGAGAAGCCGATCATGTTCACATTCTTTTCGATGCGCCACCACAAATCAATCTTGCCAACACGATCAACAGTTATAAGACGGTCACTTCTCGATATATACGTAAAGAGTTTGCAAAGGAATTATCCCAATACTTTTGGAAACCTTATTTTTGGAGTCGTAGTTATATGGTGTTATCTACTGGTGGAACAACAATTGAAACGATAAAAAAATATATAGAAGAACAAGGAAAACCGCCTAACTCCCACTAAATCAATAGATTTTGAAGGGGAATGCGGCGCTAATTTTTGTTCAAGAACAAAGACGCTTTTGTAGAAAAACTAAATCTTGAGTAAGTAAGGGAGACGATTACCTTTATTGGATAATCGCGCCCTTTTCATACAAAATAAGCGTAGATCCTTATTCCGGAAATGCGCCCGTTTAGAAAAGCTCGCATTCGCTCGCCTTTTAGCGAATATGTTAGTTTTTCTTATACTTGAGATGATAAAATTTTAGCTACATCGAATCCCTTCTTGACTAAAATTTTATGCTTTCCTAACGTGAAAAAAAGTCGAACGGATCTATGCACATTTTCAAAGCAATAGTCCTAATCCAAAATGCGTTGTCTTTCTTTACATAATTTATAATGAAAAGTTAAATAACATTAAAATCATTCCGATACAATGGTCTTAAATAATAGATTAGTAGAGGAGTGATTCTATGAATAAATTTGGCAAGACTGTTTTGGCTGGTATGACAGCTTTGTTCATTACAGGGCAAACCGTAGTTACCACCTCTGCCCACTCAGGAACCAACAGCAGCAAAGAAATCCAATCTGCCATGCAATCAGAAAACAAGAAAAAAGAATTGGAAGCCCGCTCTATTGACCATGTAAGATTAATAGGATCTTTCAATCTATCCCATGAAATGACCTACAAAGGAACAGTGGTTGGTGGCTTTTCCGGTATTACGTACAACCCTCACAACAATAAATGGCTAATCATTAGTGATGACAGGTCAGACCATAACCCGGCAAGACTTTATGAAGCAAAAATTAACTATAACTCCAGGGATTTTCAGACTGTTAATCTAGTCGATGTCACTTACTTGAAACAGGCCGATAACACTGTTTATCCAAACAGAAATCAATTTCTTTCCAGTACAGAGGGAATTGTTGCAGACCCAGAATCAATCCGCTTTGATCCACAGAACAGCAGTAT
This DNA window, taken from Alteribacillus bidgolensis, encodes the following:
- a CDS encoding IS200/IS605 family accessory protein TnpB-related protein, producing the protein MMDAKGTVLGRNFIEKDRLYTMTNKLRKAQVTSGWISAPNFWRRINGIQTHIVNHTSHKIVKFAHEHGCDVIVFEYLDYMRVPKGFWGAKKLRFKLRYWRKKSIQNKVEEMAHYLGIRISRVNARNTSALAFDGSGKVKRNDKKDLATFTTGKVYHADLSASYNIGARYFIRSYQKSISEKKWLSLQAKVPELAKRTQQTLSSF